One genomic region from Nymphaea colorata isolate Beijing-Zhang1983 chromosome 12, ASM883128v2, whole genome shotgun sequence encodes:
- the LOC116266182 gene encoding uncharacterized protein LOC116266182, with protein sequence MDLFNKAKAVRLRSHHDKYLYAEQDEESVCQDRSGASRNARWTVELVEQRNFIRLKSCYGRYLTASNEPFLLGVTGRKVLQTLPRRLDSSVEWEPIREGFNVKLKTHYGNFLRGNGGLPPWRNSVTHDIPHRTSTQDWVLWEVDVVEIRLLEPSPSPSPTQNFLPQQDPSRQEAHVVDGSEASEPAGNLSRLESIDSLKNSPPKSDGRLIYYAFADENGDVDDTIEWNSFLFKGTNLDQLLEKVEEDTELQNVIICSRNPLNGKLYPLRLQLPPNNAAMRIVLVEPSSRLAKEFS encoded by the exons ATGGACCTGTTCAACAAGGCGAAGGCTGTCCGGCTACGGAGCCACCATGACAAGTACCTCTATGCTGAGCAAGACGAGGAATCAGTGTGCCAAGATCGAAGTGGTGCATCCCGCAATGCCCGATGGACTGTTGAGTTGGTGGAGCAAAGGAATTTCATTCGCCTCAAGAGCTGCTATGGCCGCTACCTGACGGCATCCAATGAGCCCTTCCTTCTTGGTGTTACGGGGAGGAAAGTCCTACAGACGCTGCCCAGAAGGCTGGACTCATCGGTGGAGTGGGAACCCATTAGAGAGGGATTCAATGTGAAGTTAAAGACGCATTATGGCAACTTCCTGCGTGGTAATGGCGGACTACCACCATGGAGAAACTCAGTGACTCATGATATTCCCCATCGGACGTCCACTCAGGATTGGGTTTTGTGGGAGGTTGATGTGGTTGAGATTCGTTTGTTGGAACCATCGCCGTCACCGTCGCCGACACAGAATTTCCTCCCCCAACAGGATCCATCACGACAAGAAGCCCATGTG GTAGATGGAAGTGAAGCTTCTGAACCGGCAGGAAATTTGAGTAGATTAGAG TCTATTGATTCGTTGAAGAATTCGCCACCAAAGTCCGATGGCCGGCTCATATATTATGCTTTTGCGGATGAAAATGGTGATGTAGATGATACTATTGAATGGAATTCATTCTtgttcaaaggaaccaacttggATCAGCTATTGGAGAAGGTGGAAGAAGATACTGAACTTCAAAATGTTATAATCTGTTCACGTAATCCTCTGAACGGGAAGCTTTATCCTTTGCGGCTTCAGCTCCCCCCCAACAATGCAGCCATGCGTATTGTCTTGGTTGAGCCATCATCTAGAT TGGCTAAAGAATTTTCATAG